Within the Acidobacteriota bacterium genome, the region GGCCCAAGCCACCCTTTTGCCGGTCGAGCGGCTGTTCGCTCTGCACGAACAGGTCAAACACGCGCGGGAGCAGCTCGGCGGACATGCCCTTGCCGTGATCTTCCACGACGACCAGGACCTTGCCGTCCTGGCGACGGAGCCGCAACTCGATGGGCTGGTCGCCGGGCGTAAACTTCGCCGCGTTCGTCAGCAGGTTGCACACCACCTGCACCAGCCGCACGCTGTCGCCGTACACCAACGCCGGCTCGCCCGGCAGCTCGACGTCCAGCGGACGCCGGCGTTGATCGAGCGCCGGCTGCGTCAACTCCAGGGCCCGGTTCACGACCGCCCCCATATCGACCAGTTCGCGTTGCAGCTGAATCTTGCCCTGGGTGATGCGCGAGACATCCAGCAGGTCGTCCACCAGGCGCGACAGGTGCGCCACCTGCCGTTCGATGATGCCGCGCTCGGCGCCACCCGATTCGCCCTTCAACCGCATGACGTGCAGCGCGGTCATGATCGGCGCAAGCGGATTGCGCAGCTCGTGACCGAGCATGGCGAGGAACTCGTCTTTCGAGCGGTTCGCGGTCTCCGCTTCCTTCAGCGCGGCCTCGGCCTCGGCGTACGAGCGCGCGTTGTCGAGCGCGAGCGCGGCGCGGTGGGCCAGCTCCGCGATCAACGCGCAATCATCGTCGGAGAAGCGCCGGCCCGATTCCGCCTGCACCGCTGCCAGCGCACCGAGGGTGCGGCCGCGCGCGATCAACGGGACGGCGAAGTACGAGCGCATGCCGATGGCGCGGGCAAACGTCACCTGGTCCGGATTGCGATCGCGCGGCACCTCGAAGTCCTCGAGGTGCGGCACGCTGTTGGCGGCGACCCACGCCATGGAGCCCTCGGAGTCCGCCGGCACGTGCAGCCGCGCGGCCAGGGCCGCGGCCTCTCGCGCCTTGTCCGGATCGGAATGGTAGGTCAGCGCTCGCCGCAGCTGGCCGGTCGCGTCGAGCAGGTCCACGCGACACCAGTCGGCAACCTCGGGCACGACGATCGAGGCAATCGCCTGCAGCGTGGCGTCGGGTTCGAGCGAACGTGACAACACGGCGCCGGTCCGCGCCAGCAACTCGAGCCGACGCCGCGCATTCTCCGCGACCGCGCGCGACTGGCGTTCCGCCGCCAGCAGTTCCACCCGCTCGGTGACATCGTTGGTCGAACCCACCATGCGGACGGGCCGGCCGTCGTCATCCCGAATCACCTCCGCGCGCGTGACGAGCCACCGCGTGCGTCCATCCGCCAGCTGCACGCGGAACTCGGCCTCGAACGACTGCCCGCCCTGCAAGGCGGTCTCGAGCGCGGCGCCGACCGCCGGCGCATCGTCGG harbors:
- a CDS encoding PAS domain-containing protein codes for the protein MSVTDGDRLDADGQQREDERRRLAIQAGQLGIWDWDVVRDHVEWSERVYELHGVKPGEFGGTVADFARLVHPDDAPAVGAALETALQGGQSFEAEFRVQLADGRTRWLVTRAEVIRDDDGRPVRMVGSTNDVTERVELLAAERQSRAVAENARRRLELLARTGAVLSRSLEPDATLQAIASIVVPEVADWCRVDLLDATGQLRRALTYHSDPDKAREAAALAARLHVPADSEGSMAWVAANSVPHLEDFEVPRDRNPDQVTFARAIGMRSYFAVPLIARGRTLGALAAVQAESGRRFSDDDCALIAELAHRAALALDNARSYAEAEAALKEAETANRSKDEFLAMLGHELRNPLAPIMTALHVMRLKGESGGAERGIIERQVAHLSRLVDDLLDVSRITQGKIQLQRELVDMGAVVNRALELTQPALDQRRRPLDVELPGEPALVYGDSVRLVQVVCNLLTNAAKFTPGDQPIELRLRRQDGKVLVVVEDHGKGMSAELLPRVFDLFVQSEQPLDRQKGGLGLGLSIVRTLVKMHQGTVRAESAGVGRGSTFTVVLPAAGAGAALTVVAAATAPATGSGAGRILVVDDNVDAAETLAVLLGHAGYEVQSHADGPEALAAFEAFQPGLAILDIGLPSMDGYELARRLRALDSSVRLIALTGYGQERDRARALAGDFDEHMVKPVAPDRLFEMIRHLLAGRL